Proteins encoded within one genomic window of Nonomuraea gerenzanensis:
- a CDS encoding HAMP domain-containing protein, translating to MTTAKAALSPEERTYTESDLVPILETLFSWRDGDFRRRVPHAPPGILSEVRLLLNEVADRREHLANELSRVRKEVVKEGRFGERLTPGPGVGAWAESVESVNMLIDALVSPVSGAADVIDAVAKGDLSRRIDLDRSARGEVRRLGKAINGMVDQLALFNSEVTRVAREAGTEGRLGGSANLRGMSGSWRDLTEAVNTMSSRVAAQVRDIAVVTTAVAKGDLSRKVTVDAVGEMFELKNTVNTMVDQLSGFAEEVTRVAREVGTEGQLGGQAQVTGVSGVWKDLTDNVNFMANNLTSQVRSIATVATAVAQGNLSKKITVDAQGEILQLKDTLNTMVDQLSSFADEVTRVAREVGTEGKLGGRAEVKGVSGVWKDLTDNVNSMARNLTYQVRNIAQVTTAVANGDLTRKIDVDAQGEILELKSTMNTMVEQLSSFASEVTRVAREVGTEGQLGGQAQVRGVSGVWKDLTDNVNSMANNLTSQVRQIAAVSSAVAQGNLSKKITVDAQGEMLQLKDTLNTMVDQLSSFADEVTRVAREVGTEGQLGGQARVKGVSGVWKDLTDNVNSMANNLTYQVRNIAEVTTAVANGDLTRKIDVNAQGEILALKTTVNRMVDQLSSFASEVTRVAREVGTEGQLGGQARVEGVEGTWKRLTESVNELAGSLTTQIRAIATVTSAVARGDLTRSIAIDAQGELAELKDNINSMVGSLRETTQANQEQDWLKSNLARISRLMQGHRDLLEVAKLTMSELTPLVSARYGAFYSIEPEHERNLILIGGYGVRPDRGPRQRFEFGEGIVGQAASEGRHIVLDDVPPQFITIDSGLSRSTPAQIVVLPILFENRVLGVLELASFTPFGEVHLDFLTQLVETIGVTMNTIIANSRTEDLLTESQRLTRELQERSDELQRQQEELRRSNAELEDKAALLAKQNRAIEIQNFQIEQARRTLEERAEQLAVSSRYKSEFLANMSHELRTPLNSLLVLAKLLTENAEGNLTSQQVEFARTIHSAGSALLQLINDMLDLSKVEAGRMDIHPIQVSLPKMVDLLEAAFAPLAQDKGLSFSVDVEPEVPQELRADEQRLQQVLRNLLSNAVKFTPRGEVKLHIAMAPPGVDFDDDSLHDSTDLLAFQVIDTGIGIAPDKREVIFEAFRQADGTTSRKYGGTGLGLAICRDIARLLGGEIHVDSELGKGSTFTLYLPASYTGPLAATDAGTARRQLMTPPSEEPASATPEPALPLDLPLPELVEPPVETPSQWQGDDPLNGAKILIVDDDIRNVFALTSVLERHGSTVVYAENGREGIEQLERNEDVALVLMDIMMPEMDGWATTSAIRRMPQFADLPIIALTAKVMRGDREKSIASGASDYVPKPVDVDRLLERLRGWLSRGRGAASDSSTSPSEGS from the coding sequence ATGACCACGGCCAAGGCCGCTCTAAGCCCCGAGGAGAGGACTTACACCGAATCGGATCTCGTGCCCATCCTGGAGACTCTCTTCTCTTGGCGTGACGGTGACTTCCGGCGTCGGGTCCCTCATGCGCCTCCTGGCATCCTCAGCGAGGTGCGGTTGCTGCTGAACGAGGTGGCCGACCGCCGTGAGCACCTGGCCAACGAGTTGTCACGTGTGCGCAAAGAAGTCGTCAAGGAAGGTCGCTTCGGCGAGCGGCTGACGCCCGGGCCGGGCGTCGGCGCGTGGGCGGAGAGCGTCGAGTCGGTCAACATGCTCATCGACGCCCTCGTGAGCCCGGTGAGCGGTGCGGCCGACGTCATCGACGCGGTGGCCAAGGGCGACCTGTCGCGGCGCATCGACCTCGACCGCTCGGCGCGGGGCGAGGTGCGCAGGCTGGGCAAGGCCATCAACGGCATGGTGGACCAGCTCGCGCTGTTCAACTCCGAGGTCACGAGGGTGGCCCGCGAGGCCGGCACGGAAGGCCGGCTGGGCGGCAGCGCCAACCTGCGCGGCATGTCGGGCAGCTGGCGCGACCTCACCGAGGCCGTGAACACGATGTCCTCCCGCGTGGCGGCGCAGGTGCGCGACATCGCCGTGGTGACCACGGCGGTGGCCAAGGGCGACCTGAGCCGCAAGGTGACGGTCGACGCCGTGGGCGAGATGTTCGAGCTGAAGAACACCGTCAACACGATGGTCGACCAGCTCTCCGGGTTCGCCGAAGAGGTCACCCGGGTCGCCCGCGAGGTGGGCACCGAGGGGCAGCTCGGCGGCCAGGCCCAGGTCACCGGCGTGTCGGGCGTCTGGAAGGACCTCACCGACAACGTCAACTTCATGGCCAACAACCTCACCTCGCAGGTACGAAGCATCGCGACCGTGGCGACGGCGGTGGCCCAGGGCAATTTGTCAAAGAAGATCACCGTTGACGCGCAGGGCGAGATCCTTCAGCTCAAGGACACCCTCAACACGATGGTCGACCAGCTCTCGTCCTTCGCCGACGAGGTCACCCGAGTCGCCCGCGAGGTGGGCACCGAGGGCAAGCTGGGCGGCCGGGCCGAGGTGAAGGGCGTGTCGGGCGTCTGGAAGGACCTCACCGACAACGTCAACAGCATGGCCCGCAACCTGACCTACCAGGTGCGCAACATCGCCCAGGTCACCACGGCCGTGGCCAACGGCGACCTCACCCGCAAGATCGACGTGGACGCCCAGGGCGAGATCCTGGAGCTCAAGTCCACCATGAACACGATGGTCGAGCAGCTCTCCTCGTTCGCCTCCGAGGTGACCCGAGTCGCCCGCGAGGTGGGCACCGAGGGCCAGCTCGGCGGCCAGGCGCAGGTGCGCGGCGTGTCGGGCGTCTGGAAAGACCTGACCGACAACGTCAACTCGATGGCCAACAACCTCACCTCGCAGGTGCGCCAGATCGCGGCCGTGTCGTCCGCGGTGGCCCAGGGCAACCTGTCGAAGAAGATCACCGTGGACGCCCAGGGCGAGATGCTCCAGCTCAAGGACACCCTCAACACGATGGTGGACCAGCTCTCGTCCTTCGCCGACGAGGTCACCCGAGTCGCCCGCGAGGTCGGCACGGAGGGCCAGCTCGGCGGCCAGGCCAGGGTGAAGGGCGTGTCGGGCGTCTGGAAGGACCTCACCGACAACGTCAACTCGATGGCCAACAACCTGACGTACCAGGTGCGCAACATCGCCGAGGTGACCACCGCGGTCGCCAACGGCGACCTCACCCGCAAGATCGACGTGAACGCGCAGGGCGAGATCCTCGCACTCAAGACGACCGTCAACCGGATGGTGGACCAGCTCTCGTCCTTCGCCTCCGAGGTGACCCGGGTCGCCCGCGAGGTGGGCACCGAGGGGCAGCTCGGCGGCCAGGCCCGGGTCGAGGGCGTCGAGGGCACCTGGAAGCGGCTCACCGAGAGCGTGAACGAGCTGGCGGGCAGCCTCACCACCCAGATCCGCGCCATCGCGACCGTGACCAGCGCCGTGGCGCGCGGCGACCTGACCCGCTCCATCGCCATCGACGCCCAGGGCGAGCTGGCGGAGCTGAAGGACAACATCAACTCGATGGTGGGCAGCCTGCGCGAGACCACGCAGGCCAACCAGGAGCAGGACTGGCTGAAGTCCAACCTGGCCCGCATCTCGCGGCTCATGCAGGGCCACCGCGACCTGCTGGAAGTGGCCAAGCTGACGATGAGCGAGCTGACGCCGCTGGTCTCGGCCCGCTACGGCGCCTTCTACAGCATCGAGCCGGAGCACGAGCGCAACCTCATCCTCATCGGCGGCTACGGCGTGCGTCCCGACCGGGGCCCGCGCCAGCGCTTCGAGTTCGGCGAGGGCATCGTCGGGCAGGCGGCCAGCGAGGGCAGGCACATCGTGCTGGACGACGTGCCGCCGCAGTTCATCACCATCGACAGCGGGCTCAGCCGCTCCACGCCGGCGCAGATCGTGGTGCTGCCGATCCTGTTCGAGAACCGCGTGCTCGGCGTGCTGGAGCTGGCCTCGTTCACGCCGTTCGGAGAGGTGCACCTCGACTTCCTGACGCAGCTCGTCGAGACCATCGGCGTCACGATGAACACCATCATCGCCAACTCCCGCACCGAAGACCTGCTCACCGAGTCGCAGCGGCTCACCCGCGAGCTGCAGGAGCGCTCCGACGAGCTGCAGCGCCAGCAGGAGGAGCTGCGCAGGTCCAACGCCGAGCTGGAGGACAAGGCGGCGCTGCTGGCCAAGCAGAACCGCGCGATCGAGATCCAGAACTTCCAGATCGAGCAGGCCCGCCGCACGCTGGAGGAGCGCGCGGAGCAGCTCGCGGTGTCCTCGCGCTACAAGTCCGAGTTCCTCGCGAACATGTCGCACGAGCTGCGCACGCCGCTCAACAGCCTGCTCGTGCTGGCCAAGCTGCTGACCGAGAACGCCGAAGGCAACCTGACCTCGCAGCAGGTCGAGTTCGCCCGCACGATCCACAGCGCCGGCTCCGCGCTGCTGCAGCTCATCAACGACATGCTCGACCTGTCGAAGGTCGAGGCGGGCCGGATGGACATCCATCCGATCCAGGTGTCGCTGCCGAAGATGGTGGACCTGCTGGAGGCCGCGTTCGCGCCGCTCGCGCAGGACAAGGGGCTGTCGTTCAGCGTGGACGTCGAGCCGGAGGTGCCGCAGGAGCTGCGGGCCGACGAGCAGCGCCTGCAGCAGGTGCTGCGGAACCTGCTGTCGAACGCGGTGAAGTTCACCCCGCGCGGGGAGGTGAAGCTGCACATCGCGATGGCCCCGCCGGGGGTCGACTTCGACGACGACAGCCTGCACGACTCCACCGACCTGCTGGCGTTCCAGGTGATCGACACCGGCATCGGCATCGCGCCCGACAAGCGCGAGGTCATCTTCGAGGCGTTCAGGCAGGCCGACGGCACGACGAGCAGGAAGTACGGCGGCACGGGCCTGGGCCTGGCCATCTGCCGCGACATCGCCAGGCTGCTCGGCGGCGAGATCCACGTGGACAGCGAGCTGGGCAAGGGCAGCACGTTCACGCTCTACCTGCCCGCCTCCTACACCGGCCCGCTGGCCGCGACCGACGCGGGCACGGCGCGCAGGCAGCTGATGACCCCGCCGAGCGAGGAGCCGGCGTCCGCCACGCCCGAGCCGGCGCTGCCGCTCGACCTGCCGCTGCCCGAGCTGGTCGAGCCGCCGGTCGAGACGCCCAGCCAGTGGCAGGGCGACGACCCGCTGAACGGCGCCAAGATCCTGATCGTCGACGACGACATCCGAAACGTGTTCGCATTGACCAGCGTGCTGGAGCGACACGGCTCGACCGTCGTCTACGCTGAGAACGGACGGGAAGGCATCGAGCAGCTCGAAAGAAACGAGGATGTCGCCCTCGTCCTGATGGACATCATGATGCCGGAGATGGATGGATGGGCCACGACCTCGGCCATCCGCCGGATGCCCCAGTTCGCTGATCTGCCGATCATCGCGCTGACCGCCAAGGTCATGCGGGGCGATCGGGAGAAGTCCATCGCCTCCGGCGCGTCCGACTACGTGCCCAAGCCGGTGGACGTGGACCGCCTGCTCGAACGGCTGCGCGGCTGGCTCAGCCGCGGCCGGGGCGCCGCCTCCGACTCGTCAACCTCGCCATCCGAAGGGTCGTGA
- a CDS encoding PP2C family protein-serine/threonine phosphatase gives MAAEWQQESSRGPHWLGFLADASDLLAGTLDPDMVPAIIAQVVVPRLSSWCAVYTSDNSGPLRLVYLWHADEARIDGLREQLADMDVDAADTRVTSMIHLPESQVLAVPLTARGRGLGMMCLGRPDRFPDDVIQFAEDIGRRAALAMDNARLYAQQAAANRALQRSLLPPNEPEVPGLDYGVIYEPAGEANEVGGDFYDLFKATDDSWRFAIGDVCGTGPEAAAVTGLARHTLRLLAREGYGVAAVLGRLNQAILEEGERARFLTLLHGDITPVPDGLEVRLVSAGHPEALRLRPSGKVEAVTTPQSLLGVFHEVVFEADTVHLDHGDVLLAVTDGVTERRSGGRLLDDDGGLAKLLAECAGLSARAVAERIRRGAAEFASEPSADDLAIVVLRAR, from the coding sequence GTGGCCGCCGAATGGCAGCAGGAGAGCAGCCGCGGGCCGCATTGGCTGGGGTTCCTGGCCGACGCCAGTGACCTGCTCGCGGGCACGCTCGACCCCGACATGGTGCCGGCGATCATCGCCCAGGTCGTGGTGCCGCGCCTGTCGAGCTGGTGCGCCGTCTACACCTCCGACAACTCGGGGCCGCTGCGGCTGGTCTACCTCTGGCACGCCGACGAGGCCAGGATCGACGGCCTGCGCGAGCAGCTCGCCGACATGGACGTGGACGCCGCCGACACCCGCGTCACCTCCATGATCCACCTGCCCGAGTCGCAGGTGCTCGCCGTGCCGCTGACGGCCCGCGGGCGCGGCCTCGGCATGATGTGCCTGGGCCGGCCCGACCGCTTCCCCGACGACGTCATCCAGTTCGCCGAGGACATCGGCAGGCGCGCCGCGCTGGCCATGGACAACGCCAGGCTCTACGCCCAGCAGGCCGCCGCCAACCGCGCCCTGCAGCGCAGCCTGCTCCCGCCGAACGAGCCCGAGGTGCCCGGCCTCGACTACGGCGTCATCTACGAGCCGGCCGGCGAGGCCAACGAGGTCGGCGGCGACTTCTACGACCTGTTCAAGGCGACCGACGACTCCTGGCGCTTCGCCATCGGCGACGTCTGCGGCACCGGCCCCGAGGCCGCCGCCGTGACCGGCCTGGCCCGCCACACGCTGCGACTGCTGGCCCGCGAGGGGTACGGCGTGGCGGCCGTGCTCGGGCGGCTCAACCAGGCGATCCTGGAGGAGGGGGAGCGGGCCCGCTTCCTCACGCTGCTGCACGGCGACATCACCCCTGTGCCCGACGGGCTGGAGGTGCGGCTGGTGTCGGCGGGGCATCCGGAGGCGCTGCGGCTGCGGCCGAGCGGCAAGGTCGAGGCGGTGACCACCCCGCAGTCGCTGCTGGGGGTCTTCCACGAGGTCGTCTTCGAGGCCGACACCGTGCATCTCGACCACGGCGACGTGCTGCTGGCCGTGACCGACGGGGTGACCGAGCGGCGCTCCGGCGGGCGGCTGCTGGACGACGACGGCGGCCTGGCCAAGCTGCTGGCCGAGTGCGCGGGGTTGTCGGCCAGGGCCGTCGCCGAGCGTATCCGGCGGGGCGCCGCGGAGTTCGCCTCCGAGCCGAGCGCCGACGACCTCGCGATCGTGGTGCTGCGCGCCCGCTGA
- a CDS encoding S9 family peptidase, with amino-acid sequence MKAEERWQARFRASRMTLPAWARQAPNRSIYRSNATGKWEVYAWDRVTGATRQVTDQPKGTAYAAIDPTGQWIYWFADTDGDEYGGWWRQPFTGGPDEPVAPDLPPGQPGGIALSTTGVAAISVAGDGLFRVHLVRPGQPTETLYEHTEAAWVAAMSLDGSLIAINHGEYGDFRHPALRVVRQNGHVVGELHDGPTKGVVGLSFAPIAGDRRLLALHERRHRHEPLVWDPVTGEQREIWLRDPGDLDAEWYDDGRGLLILRDDRARSHLHRYDLRGGGLTPIETPHGVIEEATPRPGGHVEYSWSSASRPPVVRSSNGQVVVNPIGPPAPPSVPVEDIDVEGEAGRIHALVSRPEVGTAPYPTVFLLHGGPTAHDRDAFSPTVAAWVDAGFAVVRVNYRGSTGYGSAWRAALHGDVGHIELADVAAVRQWVVDHGIADPGRTLLAGTAWGGYLTLLGLGTQPDLWACGIAAVPIACHQTSYEDEAESLRAYHRALLGGSPEEQPERYAASSPITYVDQVKSPLLILAGENDTRCPLRQIEKYVTKLEEHGRHHEVYTYDAIRGSLVVAERIAQTALQLEFARKHVGVP; translated from the coding sequence ATGAAGGCGGAGGAACGCTGGCAGGCCAGGTTCCGCGCGTCGCGCATGACGCTGCCGGCCTGGGCGCGCCAGGCCCCGAACCGCTCCATCTACCGCTCCAACGCCACGGGCAAGTGGGAGGTCTACGCGTGGGACCGTGTGACCGGTGCCACCCGCCAGGTCACCGACCAGCCGAAGGGCACCGCGTACGCCGCGATCGACCCCACCGGCCAGTGGATCTACTGGTTCGCCGACACCGACGGCGACGAGTACGGCGGCTGGTGGCGCCAGCCGTTCACCGGCGGCCCCGACGAGCCGGTCGCCCCCGACCTGCCGCCGGGCCAGCCCGGCGGCATCGCGCTGTCCACCACCGGCGTCGCCGCGATCAGCGTGGCGGGCGACGGCCTGTTCCGCGTCCACCTGGTACGCCCTGGCCAGCCCACCGAGACCCTGTACGAGCACACGGAGGCCGCCTGGGTGGCCGCCATGTCACTCGACGGCTCCCTCATCGCCATCAACCACGGCGAGTACGGCGACTTCCGGCACCCGGCGCTGCGAGTCGTGCGCCAGAACGGCCACGTGGTCGGCGAGCTGCACGACGGCCCCACCAAGGGCGTGGTCGGCCTCAGCTTCGCCCCCATCGCCGGCGACCGCCGCCTGCTGGCCCTGCACGAGCGCCGCCACCGCCACGAACCCCTGGTCTGGGACCCGGTGACGGGCGAGCAGCGCGAGATCTGGCTGCGCGACCCCGGCGACCTGGACGCCGAATGGTACGACGACGGCCGCGGCCTGCTCATCCTGCGCGACGACCGCGCCCGCAGCCACCTGCACCGCTACGACCTGCGCGGCGGCGGCCTGACCCCGATCGAGACGCCACACGGCGTGATCGAGGAGGCCACGCCCCGGCCCGGCGGCCACGTCGAGTATTCCTGGTCCAGCGCCTCGCGCCCGCCGGTCGTCCGGTCGAGCAACGGCCAGGTCGTGGTCAACCCCATCGGCCCGCCGGCGCCGCCGAGCGTCCCGGTGGAGGACATCGACGTGGAGGGCGAGGCCGGCCGCATCCACGCGCTGGTCTCCAGGCCGGAGGTCGGCACGGCCCCCTACCCCACGGTCTTCCTGCTGCACGGCGGCCCGACGGCGCACGACCGCGACGCGTTCTCGCCGACGGTCGCGGCCTGGGTGGACGCCGGCTTCGCGGTGGTCCGCGTCAACTACCGGGGCTCGACCGGCTACGGCTCCGCCTGGCGCGCCGCGCTGCACGGCGACGTGGGGCACATCGAGCTGGCCGACGTGGCGGCCGTGCGGCAGTGGGTGGTCGACCACGGCATCGCCGACCCGGGCAGGACCCTGCTGGCCGGCACGGCCTGGGGCGGCTACCTGACGCTGCTCGGCCTCGGCACCCAGCCCGACCTGTGGGCCTGCGGCATCGCCGCCGTACCGATCGCCTGCCACCAGACCTCCTACGAGGACGAGGCGGAGAGCCTGCGCGCCTACCATCGCGCGCTGCTCGGCGGCTCGCCCGAGGAGCAGCCGGAGCGGTACGCGGCCAGCTCGCCGATCACCTACGTCGACCAGGTGAAGAGCCCGCTGCTGATCCTCGCGGGGGAGAACGACACGCGGTGCCCGTTGCGGCAGATCGAGAAGTACGTCACCAAGCTGGAGGAGCACGGGCGGCACCACGAGGTCTACACCTACGACGCCATCCGGGGGTCGCTCGTGGTCGCCGAGCGGATCGCGCAGACGGCGTTGCAGCTTGAGTTCGCGCGCAAGCACGTGGGCGTGCCGTAA
- a CDS encoding putative RNA methyltransferase, with protein sequence MLADIVEYLICPVCGADLRLAGASVRCAGNHSFDVAKQGYVSLLTGSGQPGTADTAEMVAARAAFLDRGHYAPLADAVARAVRAHLLRENVPGKHESCTETNDGADIKAYRGAGVEAGSGAAPAGGGRGPEVVDERRAEGRTAPVILDAGAGTGHYLAAVLNAVDDGIGMAFDVSKHAVRRAARVHPRAGAFVADVWRPLPIRSGVADVVIDVFAPRNGPEFRRVLRPGGAAVVVTPAPAHLSPLVEELGLLSVDEEKERRVARSLDGFAETGRHAIEFEMELGLEEIAQVVGMGPSAWHHQADTLDERIAAVVSRNVAKRQQKVVTRAAFHLSIFEPAHRSRPVP encoded by the coding sequence ATGCTGGCTGACATCGTCGAATACCTCATCTGCCCTGTCTGCGGCGCCGACCTGCGCCTGGCGGGGGCGAGCGTGCGATGCGCCGGCAACCACAGCTTCGACGTGGCCAAGCAGGGCTACGTGAGCCTCCTGACCGGCTCGGGGCAGCCGGGCACCGCCGACACCGCCGAGATGGTGGCCGCCAGGGCGGCCTTCCTGGACCGGGGTCACTACGCGCCGCTGGCGGACGCGGTGGCGCGGGCCGTGCGGGCACACCTGCTACGGGAGAACGTTCCAGGAAAACATGAGTCCTGCACCGAAACGAATGACGGCGCGGACATCAAGGCGTACCGTGGGGCGGGAGTGGAGGCCGGTTCCGGCGCGGCGCCTGCGGGCGGCGGGCGGGGGCCGGAAGTCGTCGATGAGCGCCGCGCGGAGGGCAGGACCGCGCCGGTGATCCTCGACGCGGGCGCGGGCACCGGGCACTACCTGGCGGCCGTGCTCAACGCGGTGGACGATGGCATCGGGATGGCGTTCGATGTGTCGAAGCACGCTGTACGCCGGGCGGCGCGGGTGCATCCCAGGGCAGGGGCGTTCGTGGCCGACGTGTGGCGCCCGCTTCCGATCAGGAGCGGGGTGGCCGATGTGGTGATCGACGTCTTCGCGCCCAGGAACGGGCCGGAGTTCCGGCGCGTGCTGCGGCCGGGAGGCGCGGCGGTGGTCGTCACGCCCGCGCCGGCGCACCTCAGCCCGCTCGTTGAGGAGCTCGGGCTGCTCTCCGTCGATGAGGAGAAGGAGCGCAGGGTCGCGCGCAGCCTCGACGGCTTCGCCGAGACGGGCCGGCACGCGATCGAGTTCGAGATGGAGCTGGGGCTTGAGGAGATCGCCCAGGTCGTCGGGATGGGCCCGAGTGCGTGGCATCACCAGGCGGACACGCTCGACGAGCGAATCGCCGCAGTTGTATCCCGAAATGTCGCGAAAAGACAGCAAAAAGTAGTAACGCGCGCCGCGTTTCATCTGTCTATCTTCGAGCCGGCACACCGTTCAAGACCTGTTCCTTGA
- the rho gene encoding transcription termination factor Rho: MRGLRRISPKGLIMSVHTIPEQRAAEPLRQVDGFLDVRDKSAFIRAGHLPGPGDVRLTPEKVRQWDLRPGDHVTASFAGNRLARVESVNGATSWRDRPHFDRLTPVHPAERLSIETESLSTRVIDLFAPIGKGQRGLIVAPPKAGKTMVLQALAAGITRNHPEVHLMVLLVGERPEEVTEMRASIDGEIFASTFDHPDRDHTTLAELVIERAKRLVESGRDVVVLLDSLTRLGRAYNNVTPPGSGRVLTGGIDARALYPPKRFFGAARNVEGGGSLTILATALVDTGSRMDNNLYEEFKGTGNMELHLVRELAERRLFPAVDLDASGTRREEILMHSGEQEVVWRLRRMLTTLDKQQSLQVLVDKLRSTPSNAAFLLEAANAA; the protein is encoded by the coding sequence GTGCGAGGCCTCCGGCGCATCTCCCCCAAGGGGCTCATCATGTCTGTGCACACCATTCCTGAGCAGCGTGCCGCCGAGCCGCTCCGCCAGGTGGACGGTTTCCTGGACGTACGCGACAAGTCCGCGTTCATCCGGGCGGGCCACCTGCCGGGGCCGGGCGACGTACGCCTGACTCCCGAGAAGGTACGCCAGTGGGACCTGCGTCCCGGTGACCACGTCACCGCGTCCTTCGCCGGGAACCGGCTGGCCAGGGTCGAGTCGGTCAACGGCGCCACCTCGTGGCGCGACCGGCCCCACTTCGACCGGCTCACCCCCGTACATCCGGCCGAGCGGCTCTCGATCGAGACCGAGTCGCTCAGCACGCGCGTCATCGACCTGTTCGCGCCCATCGGCAAGGGGCAGCGCGGCCTCATCGTGGCGCCGCCCAAGGCCGGCAAGACCATGGTCCTCCAGGCCCTGGCCGCCGGGATCACCCGCAACCACCCGGAGGTGCACCTCATGGTGCTCCTGGTGGGCGAGCGCCCGGAGGAGGTCACGGAGATGCGCGCCTCCATCGACGGCGAGATCTTCGCCTCGACCTTCGACCACCCTGACCGCGACCACACCACGCTGGCCGAGCTGGTCATCGAGCGCGCCAAGCGCCTGGTGGAGTCGGGGCGCGACGTGGTCGTGCTGCTCGACTCGCTGACGCGGCTGGGGCGCGCGTACAACAACGTCACGCCGCCCGGCAGCGGGCGCGTCCTGACGGGCGGCATCGACGCCCGCGCGCTCTACCCGCCCAAGCGCTTCTTCGGCGCCGCCCGCAACGTGGAGGGCGGCGGCTCCCTGACCATCCTCGCCACGGCCCTGGTGGACACGGGCTCGCGGATGGACAACAACCTCTACGAGGAGTTCAAGGGGACGGGGAACATGGAGCTGCACCTCGTCCGCGAGCTGGCCGAGCGCCGCCTCTTCCCCGCCGTGGACCTCGACGCCTCCGGCACCAGGCGCGAGGAGATCCTGATGCACTCCGGCGAGCAGGAGGTCGTGTGGCGGCTGCGGCGCATGCTCACCACGCTGGACAAGCAGCAGAGCCTGCAGGTCCTCGTCGACAAGCTGCGCTCCACCCCCTCCAACGCGGCCTTCCTCCTCGAAGCGGCCAACGCCGCCTGA
- a CDS encoding MBL fold metallo-hydrolase produces MGAAIRRPPAELFAGSGLPDEPWVLHFHCYLIRDAADRLTLVDTGIGAADSPASSWAPVPGTLAGELAAAGVTPAEIGTVVLTHLHSDHASGAVADGRPMFGNARYVVQKADLDAAQGPVLDDVITVIKAQLHVVEGDAEVAPGVHVRHTPGHTPGHQIARVGDLAMTGDLVLHPVQLDDPGIRYVYDDDQEAAARIRAEVLAELRAERAILATAHFSEPFLRL; encoded by the coding sequence ATGGGAGCGGCGATCCGCCGCCCACCGGCCGAGCTGTTCGCCGGCTCCGGTCTGCCTGACGAGCCGTGGGTCCTGCACTTCCACTGCTACCTGATCCGCGACGCCGCGGACCGGCTGACGCTGGTCGACACCGGCATCGGCGCCGCGGACTCGCCGGCGTCGAGCTGGGCGCCGGTTCCCGGCACGCTGGCCGGTGAGCTGGCCGCCGCGGGCGTCACGCCCGCCGAGATCGGCACCGTCGTCCTGACGCACCTGCACAGCGACCACGCCTCGGGCGCGGTCGCCGATGGCCGGCCGATGTTCGGCAACGCCCGGTACGTGGTGCAGAAGGCGGACCTGGACGCCGCCCAGGGGCCGGTGCTCGACGACGTCATCACCGTGATCAAGGCGCAGCTCCACGTCGTCGAGGGCGACGCCGAGGTGGCGCCCGGCGTGCACGTCCGGCACACCCCCGGTCACACCCCCGGCCACCAGATCGCCCGGGTCGGCGACCTGGCCATGACCGGCGACCTGGTCCTGCACCCCGTGCAGCTCGACGACCCTGGCATCCGCTACGTCTACGACGACGACCAGGAGGCGGCCGCGCGCATCAGGGCCGAGGTGCTGGCCGAGCTCAGGGCGGAGCGGGCGATCCTGGCCACCGCGCACTTCAGCGAGCCGTTCCTGCGTCTGTGA